The following proteins are encoded in a genomic region of Alistipes shahii WAL 8301:
- a CDS encoding SusC/RagA family TonB-linked outer membrane protein, with the protein MKNLSIRQIKCLITLILAVFLCGAPAVAQTQKIAVKLDMTKVPMKTVMNEIEKQTKYLFLYTDEIDTKRIVSIKADSKPLNEVLPLLFKDTDITYEITVPNIVLSKRVAAARPSAISGVVKDSGGLGIIGATVLIKGTTVGTTTGIDGDFALTVPASVDNPELSVSFIGYETRVVPIGSRTTFDITLANSSIEVEQVVVTALGIKRAEKALSYNVQQVNSDAITANKDANFINSLNGKVAGVNINASSAGVGGASKVIMRGMKSISQTSNALYVIDGVPMFTKAQEGGTEFSSQGTTDPIADINPEDIESISVLTGAAAAALYGSDAANGAIVVTTKKGQAGQLSVTATAGVEIMTPFVLPEFQNRYGTGNLTTPINVASYSWGKRLNRANRYGYDPREDYFRTGVANSESVSLSTGTEKNQTYFSAAAINSNGIVPNNSYDRYNFTFRNTSSFLNDKMRLDVGASYILQEDCNMINQGTYNNPLTGAYLFPRGDDWADIEMYERYDPIDKISKQYWPMGDGSITMQNPYWANYRNLRENRKDRYMLNAALSYDILDWLNVSGRIRIDNSHNTYTEKMYASSNVQLTEQSANGLYGVTKTMDRQVYGDALLNINKTFGDDWSLQANIGASFSDMKNDALKIRGPIADGTSGEKQGLANVFNIQNLSNSTKTVRKQEGWREQTQSIFASAEVGYKGTYYLTLTGRNDWPSQLAGPHSNAKSFFYPSVGLSVVLSQLIPNMPENLSYIKLRGSFASVGVAFERYIANPLYSWNESGLSWNTQTQYPAYHLKPERTKSFEVGLTMRFLKHFNLDFTYYNSHTSNQTFDPQISGGTGFSKIIIQSGNVRNQGIELALGYRNTWRDFTWDTNYTLSTNQNKIISLANNVINYATGERFSIDRLNMGGLGDAQFLLQEGGTLGDLYSRRDLRYDENNAIYIDENGNVATETIQDVNKYVKLGSVLPDVNMSWRNDFRWKNLNFGFMISARLGGIVYSRTQAMLDQYGVSEVTAAARDAGGVTLNGGDVVDAYTWYSAIAGGNSIPQFYTYSATNVRLQEASIGYTIPRKLLRNVCEITVSIVGRNLWMLYNKAPFDPESIATTGNYYQGIDYFMMPSLRNVGFNLRLKF; encoded by the coding sequence ATGAAAAATTTAAGTATTAGGCAGATAAAATGCCTGATTACTCTAATTCTCGCCGTGTTCCTGTGCGGTGCGCCCGCCGTGGCCCAAACGCAGAAAATCGCGGTGAAGCTCGACATGACGAAGGTTCCGATGAAGACCGTCATGAACGAAATCGAAAAGCAGACCAAGTATCTTTTCCTTTATACGGACGAAATCGACACGAAACGCATCGTCTCGATCAAGGCCGATTCCAAGCCTCTCAACGAGGTGCTGCCGCTGCTGTTCAAGGACACGGACATCACCTATGAGATCACGGTTCCCAACATCGTGCTGTCGAAGCGCGTCGCCGCAGCGCGGCCGTCGGCCATCTCGGGCGTGGTGAAGGATTCCGGCGGCCTGGGCATTATCGGAGCCACCGTTCTGATCAAGGGCACGACCGTCGGAACGACCACCGGCATCGACGGAGACTTCGCCCTGACGGTCCCCGCCTCGGTCGACAACCCCGAACTGTCGGTCAGCTTCATCGGCTACGAAACCCGTGTCGTGCCCATCGGCTCGCGCACCACTTTCGACATCACGCTGGCCAATTCGTCCATCGAGGTCGAGCAGGTCGTCGTTACGGCCCTGGGCATCAAACGTGCCGAGAAAGCCCTGTCGTACAACGTGCAGCAGGTGAATTCCGATGCCATCACGGCCAACAAGGACGCCAACTTCATCAACTCGCTCAACGGTAAGGTGGCTGGTGTGAACATCAACGCCTCGTCGGCGGGCGTCGGCGGCGCTTCGAAGGTCATCATGCGCGGTATGAAGTCCATTTCGCAGACCTCCAATGCGCTTTACGTGATCGACGGCGTGCCGATGTTCACCAAAGCCCAGGAGGGCGGCACAGAGTTCAGTTCGCAGGGTACGACCGATCCCATTGCGGACATCAACCCCGAGGACATCGAGTCGATTTCCGTACTGACGGGTGCTGCGGCAGCTGCATTGTATGGCTCGGACGCGGCCAACGGCGCCATCGTCGTGACAACGAAAAAGGGACAGGCGGGGCAGCTCTCCGTCACCGCGACGGCCGGTGTTGAGATCATGACTCCGTTCGTTCTTCCCGAGTTCCAGAACCGGTACGGTACGGGCAACCTTACTACGCCGATCAACGTGGCCAGTTACAGCTGGGGTAAGCGGCTCAACCGCGCCAACCGATACGGCTACGATCCCCGTGAAGACTATTTCCGTACCGGCGTAGCCAATTCCGAGAGCGTTTCGCTTTCGACCGGAACGGAGAAGAACCAGACCTATTTTTCAGCCGCGGCCATCAATTCCAACGGCATCGTGCCCAACAACAGCTATGACCGTTACAACTTCACGTTCCGCAACACCTCCTCTTTTCTGAACGACAAGATGAGACTGGACGTAGGAGCCAGCTACATATTGCAGGAAGACTGCAACATGATCAATCAGGGAACCTACAACAACCCTCTGACGGGAGCCTACCTCTTCCCGCGCGGCGATGACTGGGCGGATATCGAAATGTATGAGCGCTACGATCCCATAGACAAGATTTCGAAACAGTACTGGCCGATGGGTGACGGCTCCATCACCATGCAGAACCCCTACTGGGCGAACTACCGCAACCTGCGCGAGAACCGTAAGGATCGTTACATGCTCAACGCGGCGCTGTCGTACGACATCCTCGACTGGCTGAATGTTTCAGGCCGCATCCGCATCGACAACTCGCACAACACCTACACCGAAAAGATGTATGCTTCCTCGAACGTGCAGCTCACCGAGCAGTCCGCCAACGGTCTTTACGGCGTCACCAAGACGATGGACCGCCAGGTTTATGGTGATGCTTTGCTCAATATCAATAAAACGTTCGGTGACGACTGGTCGTTGCAGGCCAACATCGGTGCTTCGTTCTCGGATATGAAGAACGACGCCCTGAAGATCCGCGGCCCCATTGCCGACGGTACGTCGGGCGAGAAGCAGGGGCTGGCCAACGTCTTCAACATTCAGAACTTGAGTAATTCGACCAAGACCGTCCGTAAGCAGGAGGGCTGGCGTGAGCAGACGCAGTCGATCTTCGCTTCGGCCGAGGTGGGATACAAGGGCACCTACTACCTGACCCTTACGGGCCGCAACGACTGGCCTTCGCAACTGGCGGGTCCGCATTCGAACGCCAAGTCGTTCTTCTATCCTTCGGTCGGACTTTCGGTCGTGTTGTCGCAGCTCATTCCCAACATGCCTGAAAATCTCTCCTATATCAAGTTGCGCGGTTCGTTCGCCTCGGTGGGCGTTGCCTTCGAGCGTTACATCGCCAACCCGCTCTATTCGTGGAACGAAAGCGGCCTGTCGTGGAACACGCAGACGCAGTATCCCGCCTATCACCTCAAGCCCGAGCGCACCAAGTCGTTCGAGGTGGGTCTGACGATGCGTTTCCTCAAGCATTTCAACCTCGATTTCACCTACTACAATTCGCATACGTCGAACCAGACCTTCGACCCGCAGATCTCGGGCGGTACGGGTTTCTCCAAGATCATCATCCAGTCGGGTAACGTCCGTAACCAGGGTATCGAGCTGGCATTGGGTTATCGGAACACCTGGCGCGACTTCACGTGGGATACCAACTACACCCTGTCGACCAATCAGAATAAGATCATCTCGCTGGCCAACAACGTCATCAACTACGCTACGGGCGAGCGCTTCTCGATCGACCGGCTCAACATGGGCGGTCTGGGCGACGCACAGTTCCTACTGCAGGAGGGCGGTACGTTGGGCGACCTCTACTCCCGCCGCGATTTGCGCTACGACGAGAACAATGCCATTTACATCGACGAGAACGGAAATGTAGCTACGGAGACGATCCAGGATGTGAATAAGTATGTCAAGCTGGGCAGCGTACTGCCCGATGTCAACATGTCGTGGCGCAACGACTTCCGCTGGAAGAACCTGAACTTCGGCTTCATGATTTCGGCCCGTCTGGGCGGCATCGTCTACTCGCGTACGCAGGCCATGCTCGACCAATACGGCGTGTCAGAGGTTACGGCCGCGGCGCGCGATGCCGGAGGCGTGACGCTCAACGGCGGCGACGTGGTGGATGCCTACACTTGGTATTCGGCCATCGCAGGCGGCAATTCCATCCCGCAGTTCTACACCTACTCGGCCACGAACGTGCGGTTGCAGGAGGCTTCGATTGGCTACACGATTCCCCGCAAGCTGCTGCGTAACGTCTGCGAGATTACGGTTTCTATCGTGGGCCGCAATCTGTGGATGCTCTACAACAAGGCTCCGTTCGATCCAGAAAGCATCGCTACGACGGGCAACTACTATCAAGGTATTGATTACTTCATGATGCCGTCATTGCGCAACGTAGGATTCAATCTCCGTCTCAAATTCTAA
- a CDS encoding FecR family protein, producing the protein MDDLLLQKYLRNETSEEELVEVLDWLDASTENQRYLDRLDYISNLNILAGEAQPRIRRHTVSLWKRTAQWSAAAAAVLLACAGLGHYMADRILERRTQDMMAITAPNGQSMSVTLSDGTTVWLNSGAKLEYPSIFSRKTRRVKISGEAMFEVEHDASRPFIVETFACDAEVLGTKFNILADARTADFSAALLEGRLKISNRLVGGESFILSPNDQIDLVDGHLKLNRITDPDDFRWVDGLMNLNTLSFGEVIRKFENYYGVRITIDNPEDMPELKYHGKIRVSDGVDHALKLLQITNNFSYTRDDETNTIHIKITKI; encoded by the coding sequence ATGGACGATCTTTTATTGCAGAAATACTTGAGAAACGAGACCTCGGAGGAGGAACTCGTCGAGGTGCTCGACTGGCTGGACGCGTCAACGGAAAACCAGCGGTATCTCGATCGGCTCGATTATATTTCCAACCTCAATATCCTGGCCGGAGAGGCGCAGCCCCGTATCCGCAGACATACCGTTTCGCTCTGGAAGAGAACGGCTCAATGGAGTGCCGCGGCTGCGGCCGTGCTGCTCGCATGCGCCGGGTTGGGCCACTATATGGCCGACCGGATTCTCGAACGCCGTACCCAGGACATGATGGCCATTACCGCGCCCAACGGGCAGAGCATGTCCGTCACCTTGAGCGACGGGACGACCGTATGGCTCAATTCGGGCGCCAAGTTGGAATACCCTTCGATCTTTTCCAGAAAGACACGCCGGGTCAAGATTTCGGGCGAGGCCATGTTCGAGGTGGAACATGACGCCAGCCGTCCGTTCATCGTGGAAACATTCGCCTGCGATGCCGAGGTGCTGGGTACGAAATTCAACATCCTGGCCGATGCCCGGACCGCCGATTTCTCGGCGGCGCTGCTCGAAGGACGGCTGAAAATCTCGAACCGCCTCGTCGGCGGCGAATCCTTCATTCTCTCGCCCAACGATCAGATCGACCTGGTCGACGGACATCTCAAACTCAACCGGATAACCGATCCGGACGACTTCCGCTGGGTCGACGGGCTGATGAACCTGAACACGCTGTCGTTCGGGGAGGTGATCCGCAAATTCGAGAACTATTACGGAGTCCGGATCACGATCGACAATCCCGAGGATATGCCCGAACTCAAGTACCACGGCAAAATCCGCGTGTCGGACGGTGTGGACCATGCGCTGAAGCTGCTCCAGATCACCAATAACTTCTCCTATACGCGCGACGACGAGACGAATACGATCCACATAAAAATAACTAAAATCTAA